In a single window of the Rhopalosiphum padi isolate XX-2018 chromosome 1, ASM2088224v1, whole genome shotgun sequence genome:
- the LOC132925747 gene encoding uncharacterized protein LOC132925747 has product MSASNKMKWFCVNCKDFNSESGAVVNQVKNCSHSDKILSDLKDSVNFLIGVPEQENEDCCKIVEEMSLALGEAVSVTSAYRYRSKVPNKIGKIVAVLSSYKNKKSLMEMSRKKKLKAKNVNANWNDEDELLLFLQNDSDFHLDVIVLTETWHDPKNCIYSLPGSPSDIINEFLTRLEAILMSDKDIVDSTMTILLGDININIIGNDNVENNYLDLLSSNGFSSLINRVSGDPKNTWKLIKNLTNKPNTDNDIIKRLNYNGNIIDAQKEPLTASNHLNMFFSTIGQNLANKIDKCFDEVSDERTPVINFNNFFSVKIHSMEIMNIINHFKDDVACGFDKINVKILKNLAPYIINPLTHIFNLSLRLGIFPDKLKVAIIKPLHKGGDKENMNNYRPISMLSSFSKIFEKIIKARLIDYLENNSLLSKNQYGFRPRRSTEDALYAVTTFISKALDKGDKALGIFLDLAKAFDTVDHSLLIKVFNSYGINGICLNWFKSYLNKRKQITNMNGVLGQSM; this is encoded by the exons ATGAGTGCTTCAAACAAAATGAAATGGTTTTGTGTAAATTGTAAAGATTTTAATTCTGAATCAGGTGCTGTAGTAAATCAAGTAAAAAACTGTTCACattctgataaaatattatcggaTCTGAAAGATTCGGTTAACTTCTTGA TCGGTGTTCCAGAACAAGAAAATGAAGATTGTTGCAAAATAGTTGAAGAAATGTCATTGGCATTAGGAGAAGCTGTATCAGTTACATCTGCATATCGCTACCGGTCCAAAGTGCCaaataaaattggaaaaattgtTGCTGTCTTAAgcagctataaaaataaaaaatcgttgatgGAGATGTCAAGAAAGAAAAAACTTAAAGCAAAAAATGTCAATGCAAACTGGAATGATGaag ATGAGTTACTACTATTTTTGCAAAATGATTCAGATTTCCATTTAGACGTAATTGTGTTAACGGAAACCTGGCACGAtcctaaaaattgtatttattctttacctgg gtCACCCTcggatataattaatgaatttttgaCTCGTTTAGAAGCTATATTAATGTCAGATAAAGACATTGTTGATAGCACTATGACTATCTTATTAGgtgatattaacataaatataataggtaatgatAATGTTGAGAATAATTACCTTGACTTATTATCATCTAATGGTTTTAGTTCTCTTATTAAC CGTGTTTCTGGAGACCCTAAAAACAcatggaaattaataaaaaatctaactAATAAACCAAATACTGATAATGATATCATAAAACGCCTTAACTATAACGGGAACATTATTGATGCACAAAAAGAACCTTTAACTGCGtccaatcatttaaatatgtttttttccaCTATTGGACAAAATCTagcaaataaaatagataaatgtttTGATGAAGTTTCTGATGAGCGTACACCAGTGAtcaatttcaacaattttttctcGGTAAAAATACACTCGATGGAaatcatgaatataataaatcattttaaagacGATGTGGCCTgtggttttgataaaattaatgtcaaaattttaaaaaacttagcACCGTATATAATAAATCCTTTAACACACATATTCAATTTAAGTCTGAGACTTGGTATTTTTCcagataaattaaaagtagCAATAATTAAACCTCTACATAAAGGTGGTGATAaagaaaatatgaacaattaccGACCAATCTCTATGTTGagtagtttttcaaaaatttttgaaaaaattatcaaagcTCGTTTGATAGATTATCTGGAAAATAACAGTCTTCTTTCTAAAAATCAATATGGATTCAGACCTAGGAGAAGTACCGAAGATGCTTTATATGCTGTCACAACATTTATTTCTAAAGCACTCGATAAAGGTGATAAAGCATTAGGTATATTTCTAGATTTAGCGAAAGCTTTCGATACTGTAGatcatagtttattaattaaagttttcaaTAGTTATGGTATAAATGGTATTTGTTTAAACTGGTTCAAAAGCTATCTAAATAAGAggaaacaaattacaaatatgaaTGGAGTTTTGGGACAG TCTATGTGA
- the LOC132918132 gene encoding mitochondrial folate transporter/carrier isoform X2, protein MGQPTKPLTNSPPVTKSMFPHVKLEHLVAGFSGGVASTLILHPLDLLKIRFAVNDGRNAIPNYAGLGNAVTTIFRQEGIKGLYKGVTPNVWGSGSAWGFYFLFYNSIKAWIQGDNTKKPLGPALHMTAAAEAGILTLMITNPVWVVKTRLCLQFDKPIDPSKSYSGMWDAFRKIYGAEGVRGLYKGFVPGMFGVSHGALQFMTYEEMKTFYNEYRRLPIDAKLETSEYIVFAAFSKLIAAGLTYPYQVIRARLQDQHREYRGTWHCITQTWRYESVRGFYKGIGPNLLRVIPATIITFAVFENLSSYLIKLNSIP, encoded by the exons ATGGGACAACCAACCAAGCCGCTGACTAACAGTCCACCAGTAACGAAATCAATGTTTCCACATGTAAAATTAGAACATTTGGTGGCTGGCTTTTCAGGCGGTGTCGCATCTACACTCATACTTCATCCCCtagatttattgaaaattcGATTTGCTG TTAATGATGGAAGAAATGCAATACCAAATTATGCTGGATTGGGAAATGCTGTCACTACAATATTTAGACAAGAAGGAATTAAAGGACTTTATAAAGGAGTTACACCAAATGTTTGGGGATCAGGAAGCGCATGGGGTTTTTATTTCCTATT ttacaatTCAATTAAAGCTTGGATTCAAGGTGACAATACTAAAAAACCTTTGGGTCCAGCATTACATATGACTGCTGCAGCAGAAGCAGGAATTCTCACATTAATGATAACCAATCCTGTATGGGTAGTCAAGACTCGTTTGTGTTTGCAGTTTGATAAGCCCATTGACCCAAGCAAGTCGTACAGTGGCATGTGGGATGCATTTCGCAAGATCTATGGTGCCGAGGGTGTACGAGGCCTGTACAAG GGCTTTGTTCCTGGCATGTTTGGAGTATCTCATGGTGCCCTGCAGTTCATGACTTACGAGGAGATGAAGactttttataatgaatacagAAGATTACCAATTGATGCTAAACTG GAAACATCCGAATACATTGTATTTGCAgcgttttcaaaattaatcgCAGCTGGTTTGACATATCCATATCAAGTAATTCGTGCGAGACTGCAAGATCAACATCGTGAATACCGAGGCACTTGGCATTGTATAACCCAAACATGGAG GTATGAAAGCGTACGAGGATTTTATAAAGGAATTGGGCCTAATCTATTGAGAGTTATACCGGCAACCATCATCACATTTGCAGTGTTTGAAAACTTAtcttcatatttaattaagttgAATAGCATACCTTAA
- the LOC132918132 gene encoding mitochondrial folate transporter/carrier isoform X1, with product MNVLGSRTATTVNRVPDMGQPTKPLTNSPPVTKSMFPHVKLEHLVAGFSGGVASTLILHPLDLLKIRFAVNDGRNAIPNYAGLGNAVTTIFRQEGIKGLYKGVTPNVWGSGSAWGFYFLFYNSIKAWIQGDNTKKPLGPALHMTAAAEAGILTLMITNPVWVVKTRLCLQFDKPIDPSKSYSGMWDAFRKIYGAEGVRGLYKGFVPGMFGVSHGALQFMTYEEMKTFYNEYRRLPIDAKLETSEYIVFAAFSKLIAAGLTYPYQVIRARLQDQHREYRGTWHCITQTWRYESVRGFYKGIGPNLLRVIPATIITFAVFENLSSYLIKLNSIP from the exons ATGAACGTTCTTGGCTCTAGAACAGCAACAACAGTCAATCGTGTACCTGATATGGGACAACCAACCAAGCCGCTGACTAACAGTCCACCAGTAACGAAATCAATGTTTCCACATGTAAAATTAGAACATTTGGTGGCTGGCTTTTCAGGCGGTGTCGCATCTACACTCATACTTCATCCCCtagatttattgaaaattcGATTTGCTG TTAATGATGGAAGAAATGCAATACCAAATTATGCTGGATTGGGAAATGCTGTCACTACAATATTTAGACAAGAAGGAATTAAAGGACTTTATAAAGGAGTTACACCAAATGTTTGGGGATCAGGAAGCGCATGGGGTTTTTATTTCCTATT ttacaatTCAATTAAAGCTTGGATTCAAGGTGACAATACTAAAAAACCTTTGGGTCCAGCATTACATATGACTGCTGCAGCAGAAGCAGGAATTCTCACATTAATGATAACCAATCCTGTATGGGTAGTCAAGACTCGTTTGTGTTTGCAGTTTGATAAGCCCATTGACCCAAGCAAGTCGTACAGTGGCATGTGGGATGCATTTCGCAAGATCTATGGTGCCGAGGGTGTACGAGGCCTGTACAAG GGCTTTGTTCCTGGCATGTTTGGAGTATCTCATGGTGCCCTGCAGTTCATGACTTACGAGGAGATGAAGactttttataatgaatacagAAGATTACCAATTGATGCTAAACTG GAAACATCCGAATACATTGTATTTGCAgcgttttcaaaattaatcgCAGCTGGTTTGACATATCCATATCAAGTAATTCGTGCGAGACTGCAAGATCAACATCGTGAATACCGAGGCACTTGGCATTGTATAACCCAAACATGGAG GTATGAAAGCGTACGAGGATTTTATAAAGGAATTGGGCCTAATCTATTGAGAGTTATACCGGCAACCATCATCACATTTGCAGTGTTTGAAAACTTAtcttcatatttaattaagttgAATAGCATACCTTAA
- the LOC132918133 gene encoding small lysine-rich protein 1 isoform X1: protein MVGIGIKKKMSKQGSEKKKEINSKDDKKSKKQTPTTIKTRKEGKKSRNLVDVFNECAMDNAYHTCHNVQDLLKCRGFPWPQAQKKKKKKGGKKGK, encoded by the exons aTGGTAGGTATAGGAATTAAA aaaaaaatgagtaaacaaggaagtgaaaaaaaaaaagaaataaattctAAAGATGACAAAAAATCAAAGAAGCAGACACcaacaacaataaaaacacGGAAAGAGGGTAAAAAATCAAGAAACTTGGTGGATGTGTTCAATGAATGTGCTATGGATAATGCTTACCATACATGTCACAATGTACAAGATCTGCTGAAATGTCGAGGCTTTCCATGGCCACAGGCgcaaaagaagaagaaaaagaaagGTGGCAAAAAGGgcaaataa
- the LOC132918133 gene encoding small lysine-rich protein 1 isoform X2: protein MKKMSKQGSEKKKEINSKDDKKSKKQTPTTIKTRKEGKKSRNLVDVFNECAMDNAYHTCHNVQDLLKCRGFPWPQAQKKKKKKGGKKGK, encoded by the exons aTG aaaaaaatgagtaaacaaggaagtgaaaaaaaaaaagaaataaattctAAAGATGACAAAAAATCAAAGAAGCAGACACcaacaacaataaaaacacGGAAAGAGGGTAAAAAATCAAGAAACTTGGTGGATGTGTTCAATGAATGTGCTATGGATAATGCTTACCATACATGTCACAATGTACAAGATCTGCTGAAATGTCGAGGCTTTCCATGGCCACAGGCgcaaaagaagaagaaaaagaaagGTGGCAAAAAGGgcaaataa